One window from the genome of Lachancea thermotolerans CBS 6340 chromosome B complete sequence encodes:
- the TEP1 gene encoding putative phosphatidylinositol-3,4,5-trisphosphate 3-phosphatase (similar to uniprot|P53916 Saccharomyces cerevisiae YNL128W): protein MPFSLQAFTPENILRSVYSSPIKVHKNDLGFSLDLSYITRELIVCSYPVIKYPQLLYRNSLKDLISYLNLHHGAGNWKIYNFKAEKGASDYSDEDLVTALFELSNFCEKASASAGPLLSTIYDPTKSPCKEGHDSASTQSLSSTRESLLERVGHYIQRYGWLDHSPPPFTLLQEILDDMHEYLIQDSSRVVLLHCKLGKGRSGSVVVAYLMKYMRCSLREGREIFVNNRFKVGLTQGVTISSQLRYLGYHERFLQADHPSNWSKILSELTRAQFMINSFEIIHLLSAAPVKLESKTYTMSIKIQIYNRNRDGLIDVFDTNNKEQSIDSKPHSNLNRVSVGQRITESDIRISFGLRHKGSAFIDNVTQLTSISHFWINLYWETLACSRSESTDHYTLDKLANEQSRCRDRKNFAMFSIKWAELDGMKGLQSKGFKLFETFTLRWQLL from the coding sequence ATGCCTTTTTCCCTTCAGGCCTTCACGCCCGAGAACATATTACGATCTGTCTACTCGTCGCCGATTAAAGTACACAAAAATGATCTTGGGTTTTCGTTAGATCTCTCATACATTACGCGCGAGCTTATTGTTTGTTCATACCCCGTAATCAAGTATCCACAACTCCTGTACAGAAATAGTTTAAAGGACTTGATCTCGTACCTGAATCTGCATCATGGGGCTGGTAATTGGAAAATATACAATTTTAAGGCTGAAAAAGGAGCTTCCGACTATAGTGACGAGGACTTGGTAACCGCCTTATTTGAGCTCTCGAACTTTTGCGAAAAAGCTTCTGCCTCCGCAGGCCCCCTTCTATCAACCATTTATGACCCAACAAAGTCCCCATGCAAAGAGGGTCATGACAGTGCTTCGACACAATCTCTTTCGAGTACTCGGGAGTCTCTTCTTGAACGTGTTGGGCATTATATTCAGCGGTACGGATGGCTTGATCATTCGCCTCCACCCTTCAcccttctccaagaaatACTTGACGATATGCATGAGTACTTGATCCAAGATTCGTCCAGAgttgtccttcttcattgcAAATTGGGTAAAGGCCGGTCAGGTTCTGTTGTGGTTGCATATCTGATGAAGTACATGCGGTGCTCGCTAAGAGAAGGCCGCGAGATTTTTGTTAACAACAGGTTTAAGGTAGGATTGACGCAGGGTGTAACAATTTCATCGCAGCTAAGATACCTTGGGTATCATGAACGCTTCTTGCAAGCTGACCATCCCTCAAATTGGTCAAAAATATTATCTGAGTTGACGCGTGCACAGTTCATGATTAATAGTTTCGAGATCATTCACTTATTAAGTGCAGCTCCTGTCAAGTTAGAATCAAAAACTTACACTATGTCAATCAAGATCCAAATTTACAACCGTAATCGTGATGGTCTaattgatgtttttgatacTAATAATAAAGAACAGTCTATAGACTCCAAGCCGCACAGCAATTTGAATAGAGTCTCAGTGGGGCAACGAATTACTGAGAGCGACATTCGAATTTCATTCGGACTTAGGCATAAGGGTAGCGCATTTATCGATAATGTTACCCAACTGACGTCTATATCACATTTTTGGATAAATCTTTATTGGGAAACGCTTGCTTGCAGTCGAAGCGAATCAACGGACCATTATACCCTTGACAAACTCGCGAATGAGCAAAGTAGATGCCGCGATAGAAAGAATTTTGCAATGTTTAGTATAAAGT
- the NRK1 gene encoding ribosylnicotinamide kinase (similar to uniprot|P53915 Saccharomyces cerevisiae YNL129W NRK1 Nicotinamide riboside kinase catalyzes the synthesis of nicotinamide nucleotide (NMN) from nicotinamide riboside involved in a salvage pathway for NAD biosynthesis): MESPQVLLVGISGCSSSGKTTLAKLSAELLPTAVLIHQDDFFKHDEDIPFNDKYQIRDWDSPEALDMNLFGKELDHIKKTGSVSTTLIHNNNHDNSGAAEVRPETQKEVKTKFAKAFEGTNTKVVFVDGFMMFNDQNIKSKFDLKLLVRAPYGTLKKRRAARSGYQTLDSFWIDPPYYFDEFVYSSYARSHSQLFEDGNVEGVLKKGSGILDFINDDSTDINDALLWVCNCVVSMAQKK, from the exons ATGGAGTCTCCGCAGGTACTTCTTGTTGGGATCAGTGGCTGCTCGTCGAGTGGGAAAACA ACCTTAGCAAAACTGTCCGCGGAACTGCTGCCTACTGCTGTTTTGATACACCAAgatgactttttcaagcacgATGAAGATATTCCGTTCAACGATAAATACCAAATACGTGACTGGGATTCACCTGAAGCTTTAGACATGAATTTGTTCGGTAAGGAGCTCGATcacatcaaaaaaacaggTAGCGTATCCACGACCTTAATCCATAACAACAACCATGACAATTCTGGAGCCGCTGAAGTGAGACCtgaaactcaaaaagaggTCAAAACCAAGTTTGCAAAGGCCTTCGAGGGGACAAATACCAAGGTTGTTTTTGTCGATGGCTTCATGATGTTTAACGATCAAAACATAAAGTCGAAATTTGACTTAAAGCTGCTTGTTAGAGCTCCTTATGGGACCCTAAAGAAGCGCCGGGCTGCTAGAAGCGGATATCAGACATTGGACTCGTTTTGGATTGACCCTCCATACTATTTCGATGAATTTGTGTATTCTTCGTATGCTCGCAGCCACTCTCAATTATTTGAAGATGGCAATGTCGAGGGCGTGCTCAAGAAAGGTTCCGGAATCCTTGATTTTATTAATGATGATAGCACTGATATTAATGATGCATTACTGTGGGTTTGTAATTGTGTTGTGTCGATGGCACAAAAAAAGTGA
- the CIA2 gene encoding iron-sulfur cluster assembly protein CIA2 (similar to uniprot|P38829 Saccharomyces cerevisiae YHR122W Protein required for cell viability) produces MSEFINENPDILDENLLPSRKEEEGDAFQDEALNTVNLLRRKRLLKIHQTTACKVYRNVELIDRLKAQEMALDQVPDLTASETEESDEGEPEDPIDAQEIYDMIAHISDPEHPLTLGQLAVVNLPDIEVSESNDKSKISEVLVKITPTITHCSLATLIGLGIRVRLERSLPSRYRITILLKEGSHQSENQVNKQLNDKERVAAACENDQLLGVVSKMLSTCK; encoded by the coding sequence ATGTCAGAGTTCATCAATGAAAATCCTGATATTCTAGACGAAAATCTCCTTCCTTCAAggaaagaagaggaggGAGACGCATTTCAAGATGAAGCTCTTAACACAGTCAACTTGCTACGAAGGAAGCgccttttgaaaatacaTCAAACCACAGCTTGCAAGGTGTATCGAAACGTCGAGCTAATAGACAGGCTGAAAGCACAAGAGATGGCTCTTGACCAGGTTCCAGACCTGACTGCATCTGAGACCGAAGAGTCTGACGAAGGCGAGCCTGAAGATCCTATCGACGCGCAAGAAATCTACGACATGATCGCGCACATCTCAGATCCCGAGCATCCTCTGACCCTTGGCCAGCTTGCGGTCGTGAACCTCCCCGACATTGAAGTTAGCGAAAGTAATGACAAATCGAAAATTTCTGAAGTTTTAGTCAAGATTACGCCAACTATTACACACTGTTCTCTAGCTACGCTGATAGGACTCGGAATACGCGTGAGACTTGAGAGGTCGTTACCCTCCCGCTACAGAATAACCATCTTACTGAAAGAGGGCTCTCATCAAAGCGAAAATCAAGTTAACAAGCAGCTCAATGATAAGGAAAGagttgctgctgcttgtgAGAACGATCAGCTTCTGGGGGTTGTCTCTAAGATGTTAAGTACTTGCAAATAG